The Cryptomeria japonica chromosome 2, Sugi_1.0, whole genome shotgun sequence region ATAAATCACCCTATGATATGATTTAGAATATTTCATACTTTtaagtatgaacacatcaactaATTAGAGGGGGACAACATGAAGTCAATTTAGCTTTAAAAAGTAAAACCAATTTCATGCCATAGAGTTTCACTTGGTTTATTTTTACATCTAAATTTTAAACtaggtaaataaataaataaataaataaattaagaattaAAACCAACCACTAAAAATATGTagaaacaaaatcataatatctttataAAATATAACAATTCTTAATATGAAAATACATCATTAGGATAAATGACTTGATAGTTGGCCATGTACCAATAAATGCTCAACTCTTTCACACCTTACCTCCCAATTACTATGTTTTTAGATAACTAATACATGATTATTTAAATGCCACTAAAATATTCCACATGTATCAATACTTGTTCACTTATGTATCCAATAGTTAACCATCAAATATTTAATTAGAGGAGCTATGCAACTTTTTTGGTGATCATAATGCACAATGGGCATTTTTGCATAGGTATAAGAAGAAACGTTCATTAAAGGAATATGGATTAGagcaattttgcaatttttttggtgGTTGTAACACATGATTATTGGAATGTCTATGAATAGGTATGACTTTTGTTTATACAACATATAGGATGTATCTTTGACCGTATTTattaaataactaaaaataaaatacaatgaattttttatttttaattaattaaaaatcacaGTGAAAGATGCGTCCTATATGTTATATAGACATCTGCATTGGTATGGGGCATATTCTActtgaccactttttgacctttatGCAAATAATCACATTCatcttaaatattttgaaattgaaacaTTATCTTTGAACTTTTTAATCAAATACAAAGAAACACAATAAGAATTTCTCCAAATCCCACATACCATTTAAAAACTTGAGATGCACAAAATCAGAATAGATGACTATTGGACTCTTTCCCCTATACCCTAATTATATATAAAAAACTTAAGTCTCCGAAATGGAAATGGTAATGTGCAAGGCAAGCAATTTACTCCATTACAATTGAAAAGGGAAGGGAAATGAAGTATTTGTTATCTTGCCGCATATAGTTGCAGAGAAGCCACATCACCCACATGAGGCGTAAGGCTGCAATTGGCCAAATAGGGAGGGTGGCGGCCGGGACAAAGGATCACTGCCTATATTCCCGCTGCTACTCTTATCCATAAGAAGAGAACTTACACACAGCTGAGTTATACATTCATCAAAATCCCCTTAACAATCCAGAGCAGACAAGGATTTTGAAGAGTTTTGTAAGAGGGTAATGCATTCACTGCAGGAGAGCAAAAAAAAGTGGTCTCAGTGAGGATGCTCCCACGGGTTCTCATCGTCTCCAGAAGAAGCATTCGTAAGAACAAATTCATTAACTTCGTAGGTATGGGAAACCTCCCACTCATCTCTTTTGTTTTCTATTTATGTCTACGTAGTTGCAGAAAATAATGTATCCCATAAGTTTGTTCGCCATTAATAGGCTTTCTTTACTTGTTTTTGAGATGCCAtataaattcaaattgcaattgttCTTCATGATGACAGtcatggtgagaatgcctatattTTTAGATGGGTTTTGTTGTTCGCATTCCCTGGTTGTTTtggttttcaaataaattttaaaaacaagTGTGATGGTCTGGTCTTTGAGACTATGATTTTTCTTGACGATTATCTTCATTTGCATTGAATGAGCATTATGAGAGGATTTCTTTTCAGAGCATAGATTTATTCTCTATGGATCGTATCTTGTATCTGACAAGTCCAATCTGTTTCCAGAAAGCTGACGTCAATGCCAAAGATTTTGTCCAACAAGTTATTTTCGTTTTTGGGAAACTTGGATTAATTTCTAACTAAGTTTTAATTTGCTTAAGGTGAAAATGGAAATAATTGATCTACCTATCATGTTTATGGAATAAATTGTGTGAGTGTCTTTTATAAAGTTTTCTGTCAGGATAAATAGAAACTGGTGATGTGATCCAAAAACCGTAATGAAAATACTATCCAAACTGAACGTCTATATTTGTTCAGGAGAGTACCACTTAGATTTGATAGCCAACAATGGGGCAGTTCCAGTTATTGTTCCAAGAATCTCACCCATACAGCAGATGCTAGATGGCTTTGAGCCTTTTCATGGAGTTCTTCTTTGTGAAGGGGAGGACGTTGACCCTTCCCTCTACCAGAATGAGAATTGTTTATCCCATGATGAACTGGACGAAATAAGGAAATTGCACAGCAGTGATACTGCCATTGACAGAGCAAAGGATTCCATTGAATTGCAGCTTGTCCAGCGCTGTCTGGAAAGGAACATACCTTATTTGGGTATATGTAGAGGATCTCAGCTCCTCAATGTAGCTTGTGGGGGAACCCTATATCAGGTAATGCAATCTAATTTCTTTGATTTCAGGTCTATACAATAGACCAGATGGGTAGTTATAATTGTGTATTGGATTCTTAAAAAAATGCATGCTGCACTGCAGGATATAGAGAAAGAGGTGTCTGAAAAATCAGGCTTTGATATTAAGCACATAAACTATGATAATTATGATGGGTATAGGCACCCTATCAAAGTGGTAGAAGATACTCCACTTCACTTCTGGTTTCAAGATTCATTACAAGGAGCCAATATGGAGATTATGGTTAATAGTTATCATCATCAGGTATATCATGTGCCTCAATGGCTTTTATTCAACAATATATTGAATTATATTCCACTACCCACTCAGATTTGTTATGTGATTTCTAGGGCATAAAGAGATTGGCAGAGAGATTCAGGCCAATGGCATATGCCCCAGATGGTTTGATTGAAGCATTTTATGACCCAAATGCATACAATCCAGAGGAAGGCAAATTCATTATGGGCCTGCAATTCCACCCCGAAAGAATGCGTCATGATGGCGAATATTGCACAGAGAATGTTTTTGATTATCCAGGATGCCCGAGGATCTATGAGGTAATTCACTGTTTAAGCTCTTTTCATTTGTTAAAGTTGTGATTTTTTCTGAAAAGACAATAAAACTTTCCCTAAATCTCATAATTCACTAATCTCTGAGGTGTGTTTTTCACAAGTGTTTGCTTGTTTTCCTCAGGAATTTGTAAAAGCTGTGATTGCGTATCAAGGCAAGAGAATAGTGAAGAGTTATTCTCTATCCAAGCTGATATAAGAAGATCATACCAATATGAATATAGATTCTGTTGAATTTTATCAGATGATGGTTGACATTGGATCACAGGCGTTGGAGGAAAAGCTACTTCAATCAACCCACTTACCTTAGCCTTCAAATATGGTTGACTGTGATTGTAAATACATATCGTGAATgtttcctattgaattatatcaccTCTTTCCAACATATTTTCAAGCACATCTTTCGATTCAATTCTGAAAACTTCAGTTTTCTCTGCTTTACATTTATCgacttaaaaatttaaaatttaatatttgctCACAGATATCACGAATTATGATGGTTTAAATCACACACTAAGTTTTAACTCTtaagtttaaaagtgttaaacgACTAAGCTTTGATTTTtaagtttaaaagtgttaaacgctaagaattgactgacattctctaggcttaaaAGATTGGCCGAAAGAATCCTAcggttcaacaatttcaaaattttcaacacAATGAGACTAATCTTAAGCCAATGAGTTGTGATGGAAATGATCTTACTAATCTTGATTTTATATGACTGATGGGCTATTATTGTTAACTTCATTTGAGACCAAAAAAAGGAAATATTTGTTGAACAAAGGTATTGTTTTCATTTCATTAACTCTTATCAACTATGGTTTGAACCCCACCCATTaagtaaatataattatttttttataacttTATTAATATTAAAAGGTATTTTATAGGGTAAAGTGTAATGGTATGAATGTTTAATAAAAATGTCATCTTTTATATTAAATTTGATAGTAATTTatttgtcaaaatattaatatttaatagtaaacataatattttcaaataaatacatgtaaaaattatgtttttttatatgtggcgaataaaatatttttaaaccaATATTGGTATGTTGTGGTGGTTTTTTTTTGCCATCAAGATTCAAACCCCATTAGAGTGCTATTGTTGAATGTTTCAAACATTTAAACTTGTATCAGATATTTAATATTATGTCACTAGCAAGACTTTTATATATttgaaatatttgtaatgatttttcaTCAAATAAATTGAAGATGAAAAGTTTTATATGCATGTATGAATGTTGtgttgtttttgataagttttacaTGCATGTATGAATGTTGTATTTTTCATCAATTTAAAGTTCATAACTTGTGGTTTAAAAGTAcaccttttttttttataaatctctTACATAATGTTCTGATTAAGTAATAAAAAATTATAACTTTTTTTGTCATAATATAATTGTTGACTAGGAAATCGTGAAGGAAGCACTGTAACAAATCATGGGCTATCATGGAACAGATCATGGTGTACATGAGCACTTGGAATGCTAGAGCTCTTACAACCTATATATAATTCACAATGTTAAGGAATTGGATATGAACCACctaatgttgtggctactaagtctaaatgcaaatctcctatagtagtacaagcaactcttgatatcaatagtcctaacagtggttccaacaaagaatccatTGAATATATCACTAGTCCTTTTGAGAGCTCATAAATCATTGCCATTTCATCCAATCCCATTTTCATTCCTCTCCTAgacatggatcaacaagaatcacaaaagcccttactcattggggatcaaaaatcaagctttgaaaagaaaaatcaaaaagtcaaaaataaagaaaagtcattttgtccaaataaaaatcaaaagctattggacttagaaaaaatcaaagtcaaggataaaaatactatgaagaaaaaagaacaagagttgatctctcGTGACACTAAATTAATTGGGGGCATAAATTCCAAAAGTTATACTTGTTGACCTTAGTCTCCATCAAGTCattctactttcacttcttttcacactcataagccttcacctTACAATCATTCATTCCATACATCAAATCCCCCTTGGTGGTATATCATATTGATGGGGCTTTAATGAAACTTGCTTGACGGCTTTTGTTcccagggatgcccaaacttctttagatgACACATATATGGGCcaatgtagtccacacactagtaattctactttagttccttcatcaaggaagacaaccaatagatctacacatcattcaatcaagaatCGGGTCTTCTTACATAATCTTATTAGTGATGAAGATTACAAAGTCTCCCGATTATAGGATTTTGAATTGTTAGATGAGCATTTGAAGACATAATAAATTCAATCATCTCAAGACATATCATCAATGAATGAGCCAATAGTTACAATAATAAGGTGAAGTCATgcacatttgaggttggtgatttAGTCCTTAGATAAAACCCCAAGAATTAACAAGATCAAGAGAAATGGgataagtttgaaccaaattggttgggtccctacattgtcaCAATAGTTTATGGGTCTGAAGCATATCAGTTATCTACTCTTGAAGGTGAACCACTTGATGATCCTATCAATAGTAcacaccttcataggttttacacaatcccataaaaaatacaaaaaaagtatcaaaaatacaaaacaatCATAAAAGTAAATCCCatgaaacctggcaaacaggcgtcttgTGTgacaaaataattaaaaacatgaaaaagtaaacaaaaataaattcatccaatggtgaaaaccacctcGGTGGTGccctgagcaagtaccatggtgaaaatcaggtTACCAATGCTGGGACtcttgctcctccctcctttaggattctgcATCATATTTTCAGTTTggacacactcacatcctatcgtTTCATAATAACCTACCCATctccatcatggcttgtcattgatctacctaaggtCATTTCTCTATCTATAATAAAACTTTTGTCCCTTTTGCTTTGCCCATAATAATCAGATcctatctataactaggggcataTCCTCGATTGAGGTTTAAAAATGGATCCTTGGCATCACATGTTGTGAGGAGCATCTCTTTTCATACCTTCCTTCtttcatgcacaatccacaataaaagataATTTGAATTGCCAATTCATAATAAAGTTTTCACCTTTCTTCGTAATAATATATCAGTTTCATGGAATGAGTCAATTTTAGACAAGGCATGAGTAACACTGaaatttcaacaaatcaatctttttggtggaCTAAGACTATAGCACGACTTTGCAATCTTCGCACTGTCTATCAGGATACAATATTGTAACCAGATCAAACTTTCAAACATCTGTGACAAGAAATATCTATGACATGAGGATTTTAGTGTTTTTTAGTGATAGGTCTTTGGTTTTATTTGATTTGACCTTTTTTGAATCATGTTTCCTATGGTTCTCAAGCATGTATATAGACTAGAGTGTTCGGCATGGCTCAGGCATGATTACTTGACTTCTCCTTGTGGATTGTTTCCCATTAACACTATGACTTGtttgaggatatggtgacacaagaTCATTGACAACGTCACGAGTCTAGTGTGTATAGGGACATTCCTTGTTTGAGAGTgttttatctccatgcaaatgatacaTTGACTATCTCGGTCTAACCCATATCTGGATGGTCACAAAACACtagccataataagctcaatgatgataatagcacaagaagcttgTCAccctcatatcttctaccttccaccaCTCAATCTCTTTGCGTCCTTGATCCCATGTAGTCACGCATCATATGATTGAGTATAATGGCATACCAAAAATAATAGTTATGTATTGCATTTCGTattcacctgcatcaccacatgtcAATCCTACATATTATATCGCATCCATCCTATATCCATAAAGGTTAGTGCATAATCAGAATCATAATAGGGTCATACATAATCTATTTCACATCATTATGCATCAATTGTAATCAAAACAGACATACAAAATAAACCATGCATTATCATATATCATCACATAAAATTATCATAGTTCATCATACAAAATCCATTGCATCTCATCATAAAGCATATACAAATCATATGACATCATAATTGCACTACATGAGCATCATAAAATAACTGCATCACATATAGCGGCATCATATAGTCATCATAAGTAGTAGAAGGTTGATATTGAATTGTAACTTTGGGTTCCTTTGGCACAAGATGTGGTTTTACATATGACTTAGGAGAAGTAGGTAGTTTTCCAATGAGGAATGAGTGCGCCATAGTGTATTctccacatctctcatcttcaatttTGAGTTTTCCTTTACACAATTTAGCCAGTGTTTGAGGATCCATGTTTTGAGAAGTATCACTGGATGACAAAGCTTCTCTATTTACTTGTACTTGTTGTTTAAATGTTCCTTTCTAGTTAGCACAAAATTGGAATGGATCTAGATCTCCAGGGATAGTGATTTATGTTCCATTGTATGGGAATGTGAGGCACTGATGTTAAGTAGATGGGATTTCTTTCATGGCATGTATCTAGGGGCGACCCAAAATCATGTTGTAGGGTAGATCAAGGTCCAGAACTTGTAGTGTTATACTTTCAATGGTGGGTCCAACTCTAATGGGTAACACAATGACACCCTTGGAAAGGCACTCTGCAttatcataagctttgatagttaTCTTCTTTGAAGGATCAATTTGTCACTTTCAGAGTAGACGAGAGCTAAGATAACTCTCAATTTACAAATGTTCAATCCTGCTCCactatctatcaagactcattttattttaGTGTTGTGGATAAATATTTCTAGATGCAATGGATCATTGTGATTAGGCTTGTTGTGTGGGAAATCATTTTCAGTAAAAGTAATTGGGTGTGAGGGAGCACCTATCATGGCCTGAAATTGGTCGACATTTATGTTAGTAGGAACTATGGATTATTTTAATGCTTTGTCAAGGACTGCTCTATGAGTACGAGATATACACAAGTTCAATTCAAGGATAGATGTTTGTGCTTGTGTTTTTCCTAAATGATCAAGGATATTATATTGGATGGTAACTTGTAACGTAGGAGGAGCTCCTTGCAAAACAACCTTAGATCGCCAGGTAGTTATCGCACATTGGAAACTTGGATCCTTAATTCTTATGGTAGATAAATGACTATCTGATATTTGGAGATAATTGATCATATATTGATGGGAAGCACTGGTGTAATTAACATTTCCTTTTGAGTCAAAATTAGATGTagaggcttttcctttatcatgatcaAGTAACGAATTCTTAAATATGGTGTGATCTGTGTTTGAGGAAGTTGCCAAAGAATATATCTCAACCAAACCTTGGTCAATTAAATCTTGTATCAGAAGTTTAAGCTAGAAATAAGGAGTTTTGTGTTCCTTTGTTTGGTGATATTTGCAATATTGGTTGTCATTCCACCACCCAGgttttactgttggttcatttccAATCTTGGGTAGTTGTACAAGATTTGATTGAAGTAGTTATTTTAATATAGACTCAATGGGTTCCCTCAAGGGTGTGAACTATCAAGGAGGTGTGCCTTTGTTTT contains the following coding sequences:
- the LOC131078700 gene encoding putative glutamine amidotransferase GAT1_2.1; translated protein: MVILCKYVDIDIGEQKKVVSVRMLPRVLIVSRRSIRKNKFINFVGEYHLDLIANNGAVPVIVPRISPIQQMLDGFEPFHGVLLCEGEDVDPSLYQNENCLSHDELDEIRKLHSSDTAIDRAKDSIELQLVQRCLERNIPYLGICRGSQLLNVACGGTLYQDIEKEVSEKSGFDIKHINYDNYDGYRHPIKVVEDTPLHFWFQDSLQGANMEIMVNSYHHQGIKRLAERFRPMAYAPDGLIEAFYDPNAYNPEEGKFIMGLQFHPERMRHDGEYCTENVFDYPGCPRIYEEFVKAVIAYQGKRIVKSYSLSKLI